The genomic window AATTTTATGGTTGCGGATCTTGTTATTGGATCTAGGCCTTTATCAGTCATCGCCCCTTATGCTATATTGTGACAATAAGGCAGCaatcaatattgctaataatccagTACAGCATGATCGGACGAAGCACATCGAGATCGATCGACATTTTATCAAGGAAAAGCTTGATGCCAGAATCATTTGTATGCCTTATGTGCGATCTGCTAGTCAACTAGCAGACATTTTGACCAAAGGTCTTAGTATGCCTTCTTTTTCATTTATTCGTGACAAGATGGGTCTTTATGATATCTATAACCCATCTTGAGGGAGagtgttgaaatgagctgtaaatccctctgattaggaatgcaatcatctaattagagggaaatatatttgtataattcctaaattgaatccctctgattaagaatgcaatcgtctaattagaggaaaatatatttgtataattcttaaattgaatccctctgattaggaatacaatcatctaattagaggaaaatatatttgtataattcctaaattgagcccatgaaaattaataaaaagggccCATTTGGTCCTAGAGATGTATCCTTCTTCCTCTGAAATTTTCGTCTTCATcctcttttctattcttcttctgtttatacttctgtttgtcaacatatatatatatatatatatatatatatatatatatatatatatatatatatatatatataatcactcGTTTTTTCACAAATTTAATTTTCTCtattttacaaaagaaaaaagtGCCCCAGCCATTCACATAAATTATTGACGTCGGATGCAAATTAAAAAGACCGTAGGAACATCCAAGCTTCTTACATCTATGCAATGGGACAAGAAATAAAGGGGATGGCACGTAAGCACAGCTCTGATTTCCTTCGAGTCGTCGCCCCAAACGATTCAACCATGTCCAAATCAGTAGGCTTCATTCCATCAGGGAGCTCCCAGTTGAAGTAGTAGAGGAGGCAAGCAAGGGCAAGCTCCACACTCGCAAGTGCAAATGAGATCCCCGGGCACATCCTTCTACCAGCTCCAAAAGGTAGGAACTCAAAGTTGGTTCCCTTGAAATCAATGGTGCTTCCATCAAATCTCTCCGGCTTGAACGCTTCTGCGTCGTCCCAAATCTGTGGATCCCTCCCCAGTGCCCAAGCATTCACAATTACCCTCACCTTCTCAGGAATCAGGGGCGGCTGAAGGGCAAGGCCACCGAAgcccttgccttaggcccccGGCCCCAGGAGGCCCCCCGCTCGCGCGCATCTGGCATCGCGGTCCAGCCTCCGCCTCCCGCCTCCGGCATCCCGGTCCAGGCATCCAGCCTCCGCCTCCGGCGCCCGATCCACCCCCCGGCCTCCACCGGtaagtttcttcatttttttttgtttttcgacaCTCCCCCTCCGCCCCGGTTGTGCGCCGGGCCGGTGGCCCGTCGGTCCGCCTTCGTTTCTCGAAAGCCAGAGCCCGGAAGAAGGCCCCTCCCTGGCCCCGCCTTCGtttttagctttaggcctccaaaGATGTTGAGCCGCCCCTGTCAGGAATCTCGTAACCGAGTACCTCAACCCTCTCCCGGGACTCTCGAGGGACTAGCAACGGAGCTGGTGGGTGCAACCTCAAGGTCTCTTTGATGACTAATTTCAGGTAGTTCATATCACCAATCTCCTTCTCAGTCACCTTCGTTTTCCCGCCAAGTGACTCCCTCACCTCTGCTTGCGCCTTCTTCATAACTTTTGGATTCCTCATCAGCTCTGCCATGGCCCAATCCAAAGTGGCGGACGAAGTATTGGTCCCTGCCCCGAACATGTTCTTTAAAAGCCAAAacaaaagcaaaaacaaaaacaaaaattaggtGTAAATGGGCTTCGTACTACTTGCAATGGAATGAAGAATTGGTCAGAAATCTCACCAAGACCACAGCTTTGATTGCATCCATTGTGAGAGGAGCGGATGAAAGGCCACCTTCCTCTTGAATTCTCAGTAGAACATCTAGCAAATCTTCCTCCACTAGTTTTGCCTTCTTCCTTTCCTGGTGATCACGGATGATGTCGTCCATGACGCGGTCCACCTCCCGGTGATATCTCTGCATCTTGGATGGCATCCTGCTGATGCAGCCGATGAGCAATGAAGATGGAAATAGATCTGCCAAATCAAAGCCTCCTACTAGTTTTATCATTTGTGACAATACAAATAAAAAAGTACTCTGATCCTTGCATCTGTTTCCAACGACGGCTCTCGTAATTATGTTATTGTTCAGCATGAACAGCTTCTGGCTAAGGTTCACGAGTGATGAAGTGTTGTTACTCGAGCAAATGGATCGAATGAGATTGTGCACCTCCTCTTCGCGAATTACCTGAAAGGATTGGACAGTTAGCAGCTCCAAGACGCACATCTTTCGCACCTCCCTCCAGTAGTCGCCGTAAGGGGCGGAGATGAGATTCTTGCCACCGTACGACGCGATCTTGATGCTGACGGAAATGGGTCTGCTTGCGAACGTGATGTCATGGGTCTTCATGATCTCTCTGGCTGCTTCAGGGGAGGAGGCAACGAGGGTGTTCACCTCGCCGAGCTTTAGAAGCATGAGCGGGCCATGTTTGATTGATAAATTCCTCAGGGAATGGTGAGGCTGCGAGCCAAGGAGGTGATGGATGCTTCCGATTATGGGGAGCTTCCATGGACCCGGCGGCAATTTGGGATTGGGTCTGCGGGCAAAGCTCTTGAGGTTTAAGAGGAGGAGGAAGGCGAGAATGACAGAGACGTAAAGGATCTCCATGTTGGGGTTTGGAGGGGGATTGAGAAGACTTGGTTCTTCTTATAATTAATAGGGCTGTGATGTCATCGCTGATGTGCAATGTTTCACAACCATCTTTTCAAGGTTGGATCAGTCGGCTAGGATTACCTCAACTCCTAAGATAAAAGTAAAGACGAGTAGGGGGCAGTGGTAGGTCGCGGAATTAATTTAGCGATTTGAAGCAGAAAACTTGGACACGTAGCCGCCTCGTCAATTAGGCCACATGACAAATCAGTGAAGGACATTGGGCCGGCCGTCGGTCCACCGAGTTTGAGACTAAACGGGTCATAATAGACATGGCTTTAGATCTCAGCCCGACACAGTCCTGGATCCATTGGATGGCGGACTATATCTGGCACGGTTCGTTGAccggtaaatttttttttaaaaaaaaattacgaacAGACCATGCCTTTCGATCGAGCTCTTTTTccgaataatataaaaaaaaaacttttttaccaaaatatattcaaaccaaacttatttaccaaagtgATGTGAGaggaaaaaacgccattttgaatggcgttttttcccctgccacgtcaccccccatttccacggtagcatcgtcccaaaaaaaaaaaaaaaaagaagaaacgccatttggaatggcgcttttaaaaataccattccgaatggcgcttttaaaaacgccattttgaatggcgtttttaaaaatttccaatttttccacccaaaaataaaggaaaaaatcgtgggaaaatgaaaaattatgttttttaaaatttgaaattaataaataaattaaaaattttaattttgattgaattttaaaatataaagatttgaatttgtaattcattaaaaaattaatttagattttttatttcaaattttttttaaaagatgtccaaaaaaatcttaagaaattaaaaaaaaattatcatagaaaataaaaaaagagaaagaaatatgaaagaaataaaaatttgaaattaaattgaaaaacatcattcgaaatacttgtcttcaaaatttttaagaaaattaaaaattataaaatttttaaaaaataaaaaaaagaattataatgtaaaaataaaaaaaaataaaattttaaagataaattgaaattaaaatattatttcaaattactttctcaaataaaaaataataaattaaaaaaagattcaaaaaaattttaaaaataggctaaaaaaattttataaaaataaaatatatcaaatgctgaaaggattataaaaattataacgtaaataataacattataaaaattataaaataatatttgatatattattatttacgttataatttttataatcctttcagcatttgatatattttatttttataaaaattttttagcctatttttaaaatttttttgaatctttttttaatttattattttttatttgagaaagtaatttgaaataatattttaatttcaatttatctttaaaattttattcttttttatttttacattataattctttttttttattttttaaaaattttataatttttaattttcttaaaaattttgaagacaagtatttcgaatgatgtttttcaatttaatttcaaatttttatttctttcatatttctttctctttttttattttctatgataatttttttttaatttcttaagatttttttggacatcttttaaaaaaattttgaaataaaaaatctaaattaatttttttaatgaattacaaattcaaatctttatattttaaaattcaatcaaaattaaaatttttaattcatttactaattttaaattttaaaaaacataattttttattttcccacgattttttcctttatttttgagtgaaaaaattgaaaaatgcctgaatggcgtttttaaaaatgccattcaaaatggcgtttttaaaagcgctatttggaatggcgtttttaaaagcgccattccaaatggcgtttcttcttttttttttttttttgggacgatgccaccgtggaaatggggggtgacgtggcaggggaaaaaacgccattcaaaatggcgtttttccctctcacatcattttggtaaataagtttggtttgaatatattttggtaaaaaaattttttttttgtattattcgggAAAAGAGCTCCCTTTCGATCCATTATGGGTTGTGCTTGACAGGATCTATTTCGGTCCGTTATGGGTCATATCTGATGCGGTCCATTTGAAGCCATTATGGTCGGGCCCGTTTTAGCTCATAACGGTCAAAAATAgc from Elaeis guineensis isolate ETL-2024a chromosome 9, EG11, whole genome shotgun sequence includes these protein-coding regions:
- the LOC105036122 gene encoding desmethyl-deoxy-podophyllotoxin synthase-like; translation: MEILYVSVILAFLLLLNLKSFARRPNPKLPPGPWKLPIIGSIHHLLGSQPHHSLRNLSIKHGPLMLLKLGEVNTLVASSPEAAREIMKTHDITFASRPISVSIKIASYGGKNLISAPYGDYWREVRKMCVLELLTVQSFQVIREEEVHNLIRSICSSNNTSSLVNLSQKLFMLNNNIITRAVVGNRCKDQSTFLFVLSQMIKLVGGFDLADLFPSSLLIGCISRMPSKMQRYHREVDRVMDDIIRDHQERKKAKLVEEDLLDVLLRIQEEGGLSSAPLTMDAIKAVVLNMFGAGTNTSSATLDWAMAELMRNPKVMKKAQAEVRESLGGKTKVTEKEIGDMNYLKLVIKETLRLHPPAPLLVPRESRERVEVLGYEIPEKVRVIVNAWALGRDPQIWDDAEAFKPERFDGSTIDFKGTNFEFLPFGAGRRMCPGISFALASVELALACLLYYFNWELPDGMKPTDLDMVESFGATTRRKSELCLRAIPFISCPIA